A single genomic interval of Sebastes umbrosus isolate fSebUmb1 chromosome 9, fSebUmb1.pri, whole genome shotgun sequence harbors:
- the gcna gene encoding acidic repeat-containing protein encodes MNDDTLRLFERVANKMGWTGEGGLDTAEKKLISSIGKTRHAATSSRPSVHQSASPVQLPLSDSEDDPEKENQYSKGNDYRNKFLIESSDDDFDQFLVGTPKAKPPSLNPHSVAKKESSNVLVVSSDDDDGFETFLQRVKTPKAKPKDISVSGSEDSLKNFIVDDLSSDDDFIKTKSSFKVPKKSNTPAAQHPLRRPLSHFASPVFVSDSDDDDNDNIVVKSTWRTRHSKPKPTPKANKNNDLRCDEEDSSPSLPFPPIPSPFSLLPPKTLTSLATPKRTLSAPSKLDGSDSSDEEFTSLLERLKLKNKLPGTSFTPKSTHKGNKEPPPVSAPPVKGLATPVSKSLWETPLHVKTPGKSSILKPTVSQTEPRHGPTSRVAFCKTPGCFLQSMSNPGSSYGRNFKQNKEELTSRLYQLYNTSVFDSKLPIDMSVKWNKKMRKTAGYCVTGQERGGGGRYARIELSEKVCDSADRLRDTLIHEMCHAATWLINGVRDGHGNFWKLYARKSTLAHPELPMVTRCHSYDIKYKFMYQCTRCQNTIGRHSKSLDTQRFVCALCKGQLVLQTPAKPRAPTPFANFVKENYGNVRQELSGQSHGEVMRKLSADFASKTKLSQS; translated from the exons ATGAATGATGACACCCTCAGGTTATTTGAAAGAGTTGCTAACAAGATGGGCTGGACTGGTGAGGGAGGACTGGACACAGCAGAGAAAAAG CTGATCAGCTCAATTGGCAAAACTCGTCATGCTGCCACAAGCAGTCGTCCATCTGTTCATCAGTCAGCCTCTCCTGTCCAGCTCCCCCTCTCTGACAGTGAAGATGACCCAGAGAAGGAGAACCAATACTCCAAGGGCAACGATTACAGAAACAAGTTTTTGATTGAGTCCAGTGATGATGACTTTGACCAAT TTCTTGTGGGAACACCGAAAGCTAAACCGCCCTCACTGAACCCACATAGTGTTGCAAAGAAAGAGAG tTCAAATGTTCTTGTGGTGAGCTCGGATGATGACGACGGTTTTGAGACAT TTCTGCAACGAGTGAAAACCCCCAAGGCCAAGCCTAAGGACATATCAGTGAGTGGGAGTGAAGATAG CCTCAAAAACTTCATAGTGGATGACCTCTCATCAGATGATGACTTTATTAAGACAAAATCATCTTTTAAAG TGCCTAAGAAGAGCAATACTCCAGCAGCCCAGCATCCACTGAGAAGACCACTGTCTCACTTTGCCTCCCCGGTCTTTGTTagtgacagtgatgatgatgataatgataacatTGTGGTCAAAAGCACTTGGAGGACTCGTCACTCAAAACCTAAGCCCACGCCAAAGGCCAACAAGAATAATGATCTGCGGTGTGATGAAGAGGACAGTTCGCCGTCGCTGCCTTTCCCTCCCATCccttctcctttttctcttcttccccCCAAAACTCTAACATCACTGGCCACTCCAAAACGCACTCTGTCAGCACCTAGTAAGCTGGATGGATCAGACAGCTCTGACGAGGAGTTCACTTCCCTGCTGGAGAgactgaaattaaaaaataagctCCCCGGCACTTCATTCACACCCAAGAGCACCCACA AGGGCAATAAGGAGCCTCCTCCTGTGTCGGCTCCTCCTGTAAAGGGACTCGCCACACCAGTCTCTAAATCATTATGGGAAACACCTCTGCACGTGAAGACACCAGGAAAATCCAGCATCTTGAAGCCCACAGTCAGTCAGACGGAGCCCAGACACGGCCCCACCAGCAG GGTGGCATTTTGTAAGACCCCAGGGTGCTTCTTGCAGTCCATGTCAAACCCTGGCTCCAGCTATGGTCGCAATTTCAAGCAGAACAAGGAGGAACTCACCAGTAGACTTTACCAGCTGTACAATACCAGTGTGTTCGACAGTAAG CTCCCCATCGATATGTCAGTGAAGTGGAATAAGAAAATGCGGAAAACAGCCGGTTACTGTGTCACGGGGCAGGAGCGAGGCGGAGGGGGCCGTTACGCCCGCATCGAACTGTCAGAGAAAGTCTGCGATTCTGCAG ATCGTCTCAGGGACACACTGATTCACGAGATGTGTCACGCTGCCACCTGGCTGATTAACGGCGTAAGGGACGGGCACGGGAACTTCTGGAAGCTGTACGCCCGCAAGTCCACGCTGGCGCATCCCGAGCTGCCCATGGTCACTCGCTGCCACAGTTACGACATCAAGTACAAATTCATGTACCAGTGCACCCGCTGCCAGAACAC GATCGGGCGTCATTCCAAGTCACTGGACACACAGAGGTTCGTGTGCGCCCTCTGCAAAGGACAACTTGTCTTACAGACGCCTGCCAAGCCACGGGCTCCCACACCTTTTGCCAACTTTGTGAAAGAGAATTATGGGAATGTACGACAGGAGCTATCAGGACAAAGCCACGGGGAAGTGATGCGTAAACTTAGTGCCGACTTTGCCTCCAAGACTAAACTAAGTCAAAGCTGA
- the LOC119494833 gene encoding olfactory receptor 10G4-like → MDIYCNGTSLEAQTRINSTIYHLVKVVSMCVSCTLNTVLSVPLLLVIMRSPSLLRHTRYLLLTHLLLCDNLQQLLSTIQAVLLRSREGIPVTQCLIFCASIQACSLVDLFLSTALAVDRFVAIKWPLRYELLMCPQRKRATIAAIWTLSAVLSGVALGLSLNTIQDNFTLPRCRPLILTPCLSGTSALVLYCTVATAVVVPLCSLTILGCFCLLCWDMRSGPLYTKRACVTLTLQAAQTILFSVPVVMASYLIPGYLHSDALDIATTIIYNLGVSLIPLVYGYRSRELQQRIREAAHGNKVDKKTVFI, encoded by the exons ATGGATATTTACTGCAATGGGACCTCACTAGAGGCTCAGACACGGATCAACTCCACCATCTACCACCTGGTAAAGGTGgtcagcatgtgtgtgagcTGCACCTTGAACACCGTACTCAGTGTCCCTTTACTCCTGGTCATCATGCGCTCCCCGTCCCTCCTCAGACACACTCGCTACCTGCTCCTCACACACCTCCTCCTGTGTGACAACCTCCAG CAGCTCCTCTCGACAATCCAAGCAGTCCTGTTAAGATCCAGAGAAGGAATACCTGTCACGCAGTGTCTGATCTTCTGCGCTTCTATCCAGGCCTGCTCATTG GTGGACCTCTTCCTGAGCACCGCTCTGGCTGTGGACCGCTTTGTAGCCATCAAGTGGCCCCTGCGCTATGAATTGCTGATGTGTCCTCAAAGGAAGAGAGCAACTATTGCAGCCATATGGACGCTATCAGCTGTGCTCAGCGGTGTGGCTTTGGGTCTCAGCCTCAACACTATCCAGGACAATTTTACCCTCCCCCGCTGTCGACCTCTCATCCTCACGCCCTGCCTGTCGGGGACGTCGGCTCTGGTGCTTTACTGCACAGTGGCCACTGCTGTGGTGgtgcctctctgctctctgaccATCCTGGGATGCTTCTGCCTGCTCTGCTGGGACATGCGTTCAGGACCGCTTTACACCAAGAGAGCCTGTGTGACCTTGACCCTCCAGGCAGCTCAGACCATCCTCTTTTCTGTTCCTGTGGTGATGGCCAGCTACCTGATCCCTGGCTACCTGCACAGTGATGCTCTTGATATAGCAACCACCATCATCTACAACCTGGGGGTGTCACTCATCCCTCTTGTTTATGGCTACCGCTCACGGGAGCTGCAGCAGAGGATACGAGAGGCTGCGCACGGGAACAAAGTcgataaaaaaacagtttttatctgA
- the cetn2 gene encoding caltractin has protein sequence MATSAKRPSLQGPVPPPRKKTTPKPELTEEQKQEIREAFELFDTDGSGYIDVKELKVAMRALGFEPKKEEIKKMIGDVDKDGTGKISFADFLSVMTQKMAEKDSKEEILKAFRLFDDDETGKISFKNLKRVAKELGENLTDEELQEMIDEADRDGDGEVNQQEFLRIMKKTCLY, from the exons ATG GCGACCAGTGCCAAGAGACCATCCCTGCAGGGTCCTGTACCACCTCCTCGCAAGAAGACCACCCCCAAACCAGAGCTGACTGAGGAGCAGAAGCAGGAGATCAGGGAGGCCTTTGAGCTGTTTGACACCGATGGATCCGGATACATCGATGTCAAGGAGCTCAAG GTTGCAATGAGAGCTCTGGGGTTTGAACCAAAGAAAGAGGAGATCAAGAAGATGATTGGCGACGTGGATAAGGACGGCACAGGGAAAATCTCTTTCGCTGACTTCCTCTCTGTCATGACACAGAAAATG GCCGAGAAAGACTCCAAAGAGGAGATCCTGAAAGCTTTCCGCCTGTTCGACGACGATGAAACGGGAAAGATCTCATTCAAGAATCTGAAGAGAGTAGCCAAAGAGCTGGGAGAGAACCTCacagatgaagagctgcag GAAATGATAGATGAAGCAGACCGGGATGGAGACGGAGAAGTGAACCAGCAGGAGTTCCTGCGCATTATGAAGAAAACCTGCCTTTACTGA
- the nsdhl gene encoding sterol-4-alpha-carboxylate 3-dehydrogenase, decarboxylating, producing the protein MATRVRPSNKRCAVIGGSGFLGRHLVEKLLDRGYSVSVFDIRQSYELPGVTFHQGDLCDQQALLPAMKDVSLVFHCASPAPASDDRGLFERVNIQGTRTVIQACIEAGVQKLVLTSSASVVFEGTDIKNGKEDLPYAKKPIDYYTETKIKQEKLVLEACDKEKGFLTVAIRPHGIFGPRDPQLVPILVDTARRGKMKFIIGDGTNLVDFTFVENVVHGHILAAERLRPDSPICGKPYHITNDEPIRFWDFMSEVLVGLGYAAPRYHLPYALVYGLALLLWLLSLILRPLVSFKPTFTPMRVALAGTHHYYSCDRAKQDLGYKPVVSLKDGIARTVQSYPHLRQGA; encoded by the exons ATGGCCACGCGCGTTCGACCG AGTAACAAACGGTGCGCAGTCATCGGGGGGTCTGGTTTCCTGGGCAGACACCTGGTGGAGAAGCTGTTGGACCGAGGctactctgtctctgtgtttgacaTCCGTCAGAGCTACGAGCTGCCTGGTGTCACCTTCCACCAGGGAGACCTCTGCGACCAACAG GCTCTGCTACCAGCTATGAAGGACGTGTCCCTGGTCTTCCACTGTGCCTCCCCAGCCCCTGCCAGCGATGACCGCGGGCTATTTGAGAGGGTCAACATTCAGGGCACACGCACCGTTATTCAGGCCTGCATCGAGGCTGGAGTACAG aaACTGGTCCTGACGAGCAGTGCCAGCGTGGTGTTTGAAGGGACAGACATTAAGAATGGGAAAGAGGATCTACCATACGCCAAGAAGCCCATCGACTATTACACAGAGACCAAGATTAAGCAAGAAAAG CTGGTCCTCGAGGCTTGTGACAAGGAGAAGGGTTTCCTCACAGTTGCCATCCGGCCTCATGGCATCTTTGGCCCTCGGGACCCACAGCTGGTTCCTATTCTAGTGGACACGGCTCGCAGGGGCAAGATGAAGTTCATCATTGG TGACGGGACCAATCTGGTGGATTTCACCTTTGTGGAGAATGTAGTTCATGGCCACATCCTGGCTGCTGAACGCCTGAGGCCCGACTCCCCCATATGTGGAAAA CCGTACCACATCACCAATGACGAGCCAATTAGATTCTGGGACTTCATGTCTGAGGTGTTGGTTGGTCTGGGTTATGCTGCCCCCCGCTATCACCTCCCCTACGCTCTTGTGTACGGCCTGGCCCTGCTCCTCTGGTTGCTGTCCCTGATCCTGCGCCCTCTAGTGTCCTTTAAACCCACCTTTACACCAATGAGAGTGGCCCTGGCTGGAACCCACCACTACTACAGCTGTGACCGCGCCAAGCAGGACCTGGGCTACAAACCGGTAGTCAGTCTGAAGGATGGGATAGCACGCACAGTGCAGAGCTACCCTCACCTCAGACAAGGGGCTTGA